In a single window of the Caulobacter soli genome:
- a CDS encoding YceI family protein, with protein MNRRFASALLAGALLLAPAAIPAVAFAQATATDPAQAPAGNWVIDKRHASLEMKVTHFGTSHYTFRFTREAIDGSYTYDPAKPLNTKVSITIDAAAVDTGLPDFNKEIGTDPKFFNAGQYPKITFVSTKVEPGKLTGDLTFRGVTKPVTLDVKYNGYAKTPFGSQIMGFSASGQIKRSDFGFTHLQGLVGDVVDLEIEAEFNPKK; from the coding sequence ATGAACCGCCGTTTCGCCTCAGCCCTTCTGGCCGGCGCCCTCCTGCTCGCTCCGGCGGCCATTCCCGCCGTCGCCTTCGCCCAGGCCACCGCCACCGATCCGGCCCAGGCCCCGGCCGGCAACTGGGTCATCGACAAGCGCCACGCCAGCCTTGAGATGAAGGTCACCCACTTCGGGACCTCGCACTACACCTTCCGCTTCACGCGCGAGGCCATCGACGGGTCCTACACCTACGACCCGGCCAAGCCGCTGAACACCAAGGTGTCGATCACCATCGACGCCGCCGCCGTCGACACCGGCCTGCCGGACTTCAACAAGGAAATCGGCACGGATCCGAAGTTCTTCAACGCCGGCCAGTATCCCAAGATCACCTTCGTCTCGACCAAGGTCGAGCCGGGCAAGCTGACGGGCGACCTGACCTTCCGCGGCGTGACCAAGCCGGTCACCCTGGACGTCAAGTACAACGGCTACGCCAAGACCCCGTTCGGCTCGCAGATCATGGGCTTCTCGGCCTCCGGCCAGATCAAGCGTTCGGACTTCGGCTTCACCCACCTGCAAGGCCTGGTCGGCGACGTGGTCGACCTGGAGATCGAAGCCGAGTTCAATCCGAAGAAGTAA
- a CDS encoding 1-deoxy-D-xylulose-5-phosphate synthase, translating to MKFRIMYLEDKSKGLNGPARIGRVRLSKTGETLYYGGRTFEALRNSGLKANFSDVETGQPFWIAKARKGGDDRLYKGAGDPPVIDDDVAEEYWRDVRGVPNPAAG from the coding sequence ATGAAATTCCGCATCATGTACCTCGAGGACAAGTCCAAGGGGCTGAACGGGCCGGCGCGGATCGGGCGTGTGCGGCTCTCCAAGACCGGCGAGACGCTGTACTACGGCGGGCGCACGTTCGAGGCGCTGCGCAATTCGGGCCTGAAGGCCAATTTCAGCGACGTCGAGACGGGCCAGCCCTTCTGGATCGCCAAGGCCCGCAAGGGCGGTGACGATCGGCTCTACAAGGGCGCGGGCGATCCGCCGGTGATCGACGACGACGTGGCCGAGGAATACTGGCGCGACGTCCGGGGCGTTCCCAACCCGGCGGCCGGCTAG
- a CDS encoding type II toxin-antitoxin system VapC family toxin, with product MILVVDTSALVAIAAEEAGCDTFIDALEAATEAFMSPMTYVKLGSVLVGRGLFPSRDVTDDWLGVYRVQIARSPVIDTAALDAYLRYGKGRHPARLNLGDCFSYALAKQLDAPLLYKGDDFPLTDVRSALA from the coding sequence GTGATCCTCGTTGTCGACACTTCCGCACTTGTGGCGATCGCTGCCGAAGAGGCGGGCTGCGACACCTTCATTGACGCGCTTGAAGCCGCGACCGAGGCGTTCATGTCGCCCATGACCTATGTCAAACTGGGCAGCGTCCTCGTCGGACGCGGCCTCTTTCCGTCGCGCGATGTCACGGACGATTGGTTGGGCGTGTATCGCGTCCAGATCGCGAGAAGTCCGGTCATCGACACCGCTGCGCTCGACGCCTACCTGCGTTACGGCAAAGGCCGACACCCCGCGCGGCTGAATCTGGGCGACTGCTTCTCGTATGCCCTGGCCAAGCAGTTAGACGCGCCCCTGCTCTACAAAGGCGACGACTTTCCGCTGACCGACGTGCGCTCGGCGCTGGCCTAG
- a CDS encoding FAD-binding oxidoreductase: MTKPVPADTLSRLKAVLGEGGWSQDPDRLAPKLKEWRGRWTGQTPLLALPRSTAEVAAVVGICAADGVAITPQGGNTGLVAGQIPQGEILLSTEKLTAVRDVDAFDDVMVLEAGVTLAKAHEVALSVNRRFPLSVASEGSCTIGGLASTNAGGTAVLRYGVMRDQILGIEAVLPNGEVWNGLKRLRKDNTGYDLKHLLIGAEGTLGIITAASLKLYPLLASRCVAIAAVATPNAAIALLAKAKDETGGAVEAFELMSRLGVAFALKHIPGLREPLEAVHPWYVLIETASGEPGAAEAAMERLLAGALETGLVQDAAVAQSQTQAHAFWAVRENQSGGQKPEGAAWKHDVSVPVSKVAAFIDQATAAVERLSPGVRVVAFGHVGDGNVHYDVLRADGAPDDPHDALRDEGARIVHDIVAGMNGSISAEHGLGAMKSAEALRYKSAVEIEALRAVRAALDPQRIMNPRVLF, encoded by the coding sequence ATGACCAAGCCCGTTCCCGCCGACACCCTGTCCCGCCTCAAGGCCGTGCTCGGCGAGGGCGGGTGGAGCCAGGATCCCGACCGCCTGGCCCCCAAGCTGAAGGAGTGGCGCGGGCGATGGACGGGCCAGACGCCTTTGCTGGCCCTGCCGCGCTCGACGGCGGAGGTGGCCGCCGTGGTCGGCATCTGCGCCGCCGACGGCGTGGCGATCACGCCCCAGGGCGGCAACACCGGCCTGGTCGCCGGCCAGATCCCGCAGGGCGAAATCCTGCTCTCGACCGAGAAGCTGACCGCCGTGCGCGACGTCGACGCCTTCGACGACGTCATGGTGCTGGAGGCCGGCGTAACCCTGGCCAAGGCCCACGAGGTGGCCCTGAGCGTCAACCGCCGCTTCCCGCTGAGCGTGGCCTCGGAAGGTTCGTGCACGATCGGCGGCCTGGCCTCGACCAACGCCGGCGGCACGGCCGTGCTGCGCTATGGCGTCATGCGCGACCAGATCCTGGGGATCGAGGCGGTGCTGCCCAATGGCGAGGTGTGGAACGGCCTCAAGCGGCTGCGCAAGGACAACACCGGTTACGACCTCAAGCACCTGCTGATCGGGGCCGAGGGCACGCTGGGGATCATCACCGCCGCCAGCCTGAAACTCTATCCGCTGCTGGCCTCGCGCTGCGTGGCCATCGCCGCCGTGGCCACGCCGAACGCCGCCATCGCCCTGCTGGCCAAGGCCAAGGACGAGACCGGCGGGGCGGTCGAGGCCTTCGAGCTGATGAGCCGCCTGGGGGTCGCCTTCGCCCTCAAGCACATCCCCGGCCTGCGCGAGCCGCTGGAGGCCGTGCATCCCTGGTACGTGCTGATCGAGACCGCTTCGGGCGAGCCCGGCGCGGCCGAGGCGGCCATGGAGCGGCTGCTGGCCGGGGCTCTGGAAACCGGCCTGGTCCAGGACGCGGCCGTCGCGCAATCGCAAACCCAGGCTCACGCCTTCTGGGCCGTGCGTGAGAACCAGTCCGGCGGCCAGAAGCCCGAGGGCGCGGCCTGGAAGCACGACGTTTCCGTGCCAGTCTCGAAAGTCGCCGCGTTCATCGACCAGGCCACGGCGGCGGTGGAGCGCCTCTCGCCCGGCGTGCGGGTCGTGGCCTTCGGCCATGTCGGCGACGGCAATGTGCACTACGACGTGCTGCGGGCGGACGGGGCGCCCGACGATCCCCACGACGCCCTGCGCGACGAGGGCGCGCGGATCGTCCATGACATCGTGGCCGGCATGAACGGCTCGATCAGCGCCGAGCACGGCCTGGGGGCGATGAAGTCGGCCGAGGCCTTGCGCTACAAGAGCGCCGTCGAGATCGAGGCCCTGCGCGCCGTCCGCGCGGCGCTGGACCCCCAGCGGATCATGAACCCGCGCGTGCTGTTCTAG
- a CDS encoding type II toxin-antitoxin system VapB family antitoxin encodes MGILIKNPEAERAVRELASLTGESLTTAIEIAVKERLEAKRAVKPKHIPRSAAEMKAITRRFLTPKARAGLIPPLTKADFDELWEIPGFAEDSTP; translated from the coding sequence ATGGGCATCCTGATCAAGAACCCCGAAGCCGAGCGCGCGGTGCGCGAGCTCGCCAGCCTGACCGGCGAGAGCCTGACCACCGCCATCGAGATCGCGGTGAAGGAGCGGCTGGAGGCCAAGCGGGCGGTCAAACCGAAACACATCCCTCGCAGCGCAGCGGAGATGAAAGCGATTACGCGGAGATTCCTGACGCCGAAGGCGCGGGCCGGATTGATCCCCCCGCTCACCAAGGCGGACTTTGATGAGCTCTGGGAAATCCCAGGCTTCGCGGAAGACTCCACCCCGTGA
- a CDS encoding L-threonylcarbamoyladenylate synthase: protein MGVYGSDRRQGEGQLRHHGQEEIEAAAQALRDGGLVLLPTETVYGLGADAANPAAVAAIFEAKGRPRFNPLIAHVHDAATAARIAAFDDRAQALARAFWPGPLTIVAPIRDTAAVCDLARAGLDTVAIRVPGHPLSRAVLEAFGGPVVAPSANRSGRPSPTTFDDAFAETGSKTAAALDGGPCEVGLESTVVAVLDGPVRLLRPGAVTRAQLEAVVGPLAQADDDAKRSPGRLALHYAPDAPVRIEAAAPEAGEAFLAFGPWPAGEGVFNLSPSGDLVEAAAKLFAFLRAADRTSPVGIAVAPIPDEGLGEAINDRLRRAAGFIG from the coding sequence ATGGGCGTCTACGGATCAGATCGGCGGCAAGGTGAAGGTCAGCTTCGCCATCACGGCCAAGAAGAAATAGAGGCTGCCGCGCAAGCGCTCCGTGACGGGGGGCTCGTGCTGCTGCCCACCGAGACGGTCTACGGCCTGGGCGCCGACGCCGCCAATCCGGCCGCCGTGGCCGCGATCTTCGAGGCCAAGGGTCGTCCGCGCTTCAACCCGCTGATCGCCCACGTCCACGACGCGGCGACGGCCGCCCGCATCGCCGCTTTCGACGACCGCGCCCAGGCCTTGGCGCGGGCCTTCTGGCCCGGTCCGCTGACCATCGTCGCGCCCATCCGCGACACCGCCGCCGTCTGCGACCTGGCGCGGGCCGGACTCGACACCGTGGCGATCCGGGTGCCGGGCCATCCGCTGTCGCGCGCCGTACTGGAAGCGTTCGGCGGACCGGTGGTCGCCCCCTCTGCCAACCGCTCGGGCCGGCCCAGCCCCACCACCTTCGACGACGCCTTCGCCGAGACCGGTAGCAAGACCGCCGCCGCCCTGGACGGCGGCCCCTGCGAGGTGGGCCTGGAAAGCACCGTCGTCGCCGTGCTCGACGGTCCCGTCCGCCTGCTGCGCCCCGGCGCGGTGACCCGCGCCCAGCTGGAGGCCGTGGTCGGTCCGTTGGCGCAGGCCGACGATGACGCCAAGCGCTCGCCTGGCCGCCTGGCCCTGCACTACGCCCCCGACGCGCCCGTACGGATCGAGGCCGCCGCGCCAGAGGCGGGCGAAGCGTTCCTGGCGTTCGGGCCGTGGCCAGCCGGGGAGGGGGTGTTCAACCTCAGCCCCTCGGGCGATCTGGTGGAAGCGGCGGCTAAGCTGTTCGCGTTCCTGCGCGCCGCCGACCGCACCAGCCCCGTCGGCATCGCCGTCGCGCCCATACCGGACGAAGGTCTGGGCGAGGCGATCAACGACCGGCTGCGACGCGCGGCCGGGTTCATAGGATAA
- a CDS encoding YceI family protein codes for MTAETSIETASAAGRPKSYTTVAIVIHWLIAAAILFQIILGWRMGDEPKGPATYAIFQLHKSIGITILLLSLARLAWRLTHKPPPHPVGQPRWETIASKIVHVAFYVIMIGLPVTGWIIVSTSKLGLPTILYGAIPWPHIPGLPELAAGPKHAWHQAGEVGHGLLVKTTYLLLALHLGAVAKHQILDRDEVLNHMAPGAKPGWREPRAWLAAAGLIAVVAAGYLYKPVVKHAAPKPAEAPAEVAAPAPSAAPAAPTAPAEAAAPAEPDSALKDPVAWTVAKSSTLGFSATWAGDAIEGQFKRWTADILFSPEALDRSKLTVSIDMSSAATGDDQRDASLPSDDFFAAATHPKATFTASKFRKTGEGKFVAEGTLELRGVKKPVSLPFSLKIDGDTATARGVTTLDRTVFGVGQGEWASTDQIGGKVKVSFAITAKKK; via the coding sequence ATGACCGCCGAGACATCCATCGAGACCGCCTCGGCGGCGGGCCGTCCGAAATCCTACACGACGGTGGCGATCGTCATTCACTGGCTGATCGCCGCCGCCATCCTCTTCCAGATCATCCTGGGCTGGCGGATGGGCGACGAGCCCAAGGGTCCGGCCACCTACGCCATCTTCCAGCTGCACAAGTCGATCGGCATCACGATCCTGCTGCTCAGCCTGGCGCGCCTGGCCTGGCGGCTGACCCACAAGCCGCCGCCCCATCCGGTCGGCCAGCCGCGCTGGGAGACCATCGCCTCCAAGATCGTGCACGTGGCGTTCTACGTGATCATGATCGGCCTGCCGGTCACCGGCTGGATCATCGTCTCGACCAGCAAGCTGGGCCTGCCGACCATCCTGTACGGCGCCATTCCCTGGCCGCACATTCCGGGCCTGCCCGAACTGGCCGCCGGTCCCAAGCACGCCTGGCACCAGGCGGGCGAGGTCGGCCACGGCCTGCTGGTCAAGACCACCTACCTGCTGCTGGCCCTGCACCTGGGCGCGGTGGCCAAGCACCAGATCCTCGATCGCGACGAGGTGCTGAACCACATGGCCCCGGGCGCCAAGCCGGGCTGGCGGGAGCCGCGCGCCTGGCTGGCCGCCGCCGGTCTGATCGCGGTGGTCGCGGCGGGCTATCTCTACAAGCCGGTGGTCAAGCATGCCGCGCCCAAGCCCGCCGAGGCTCCGGCGGAGGTCGCCGCGCCCGCGCCGAGCGCCGCGCCCGCCGCTCCGACCGCGCCCGCCGAAGCCGCCGCGCCGGCCGAGCCGGACAGCGCGCTGAAAGACCCCGTCGCCTGGACCGTCGCCAAGAGCTCGACCCTCGGCTTCTCGGCCACCTGGGCCGGTGACGCCATCGAAGGCCAGTTCAAGCGCTGGACCGCCGACATCCTGTTCTCGCCCGAGGCGCTGGACCGCTCCAAGCTGACCGTCAGCATCGACATGAGCTCGGCCGCCACCGGCGACGACCAGCGCGACGCCAGCCTGCCCAGCGACGACTTCTTCGCCGCCGCGACCCATCCCAAGGCCACCTTCACCGCCAGCAAGTTCCGCAAGACCGGCGAGGGCAAGTTCGTCGCCGAGGGGACGCTGGAGCTGCGCGGGGTCAAGAAGCCCGTCAGCCTGCCCTTCAGCCTGAAGATCGACGGCGACACGGCCACGGCTCGGGGTGTAACCACCCTGGACCGGACCGTGTTCGGGGTTGGACAGGGTGAATGGGCGTCTACGGATCAGATCGGCGGCAAGGTGAAGGTCAGCTTCGCCATCACGGCCAAGAAGAAATAG